The Camarhynchus parvulus chromosome 19, STF_HiC, whole genome shotgun sequence genomic sequence ACTCTTGTGCTGCCcgcagcagctcctggatgtTCTTGGTGACCTGCTCAGTTTTGAGGATGACATCCTCCGTGCTGGGCAGGCCAGGGTCCAGCTCCCCGTCCAGCGGGTCCAGCTCGTGGGGGAAATCCTCATCCTTGCTCAGCTCCACGTACCGCTTCCCCTCCATGCTGCAGGGACCAACCAACCACCCTGGGTCAGTATCAGCCCCCTGTCCCTGCGTCCCCACGTACCctggtgcagccccagccccaccactCACCTGATCAGAACCTCACCAGCCTGTGTGTTGTCGTAGTCACTGTCAGTGCCGCTGCCATGCCGGTCCAGCTTGCTctggagaggagagcagcagtgtcaagccctgcccagctccatcaCCACACAGAGTTGGAAATCTCCCCACCCCAAAGGTTGTTCCCCCTCCATGATACGTCACCATGTGTCGGGCACCATCAGGTGGGCAGGAGAGCAGCGgggaggatggagggaagggCACCGAGGAGGCAGATGGACCTTTCCGGAtctggagggggaaaagaggggaagcCCATGCTGAGTGGGGTGCAAAAGGGTGTGGAGCCGACCCCGGTGACGTGCAGGGGAGGACGAGCACAGGGGACACCGCCACCCTGCATGCAGGAACATTCCGCAGCTGCCATCCCTTGGGGAGGTCCCCAGCCTGACCCAGGGGGGTGCAGGGCGGCGGGGGGACAGGACATCCCAAAGGCCACATCCTGGGCAGGCCACAGCCACCACGTCCCATGCAGGAGCCGCCCCCGCTGCGGCCCCCTTACCCGGTACACGCTGGCCGGGATGTGCATGGAGTACAGAGCCTCGTCCTCCACCTCCTGGCGACACACGAAAGGTTACGTCCCTGCGGGGACAGGACCCAGcaccctgtggggctggggggactgctgcaccccaaaaccctcccgCCCACCCCAGCACACTCACGCCGGGGCTGAAGGGCTGCAGCCGGGTCACCAGCTCCTCCACGGGCTGCCCGAAGGGTTTCAGCGCCGAGCCCGGCTCGTACATGGAGAAGGCCTGGCGGTCCCGGCGGTGCGGGGGGGCCGTGCCCGGGGGGTGCCCGTGCTCTGGCCGCTCGCTGGGGGCCGGGGTTGGATGTGCAGGACCGGTCTGCTGCCGGATCTGCGtgttctctgcctgcagcttgtggatctgcagccaggagaagggggaaggCATCAGCGAGGAGAGGGGGGTACGCTGAGGAGGGGAGTCCCGCTGGCCCCACACCCACCTCGCGCTGCAGCCGGCGCAGCTCATCGCTCAGGCTGTTGTTCACCTTCATCAGCTGCTGCACCTTGGCCTCAGAGGCAGCCAGAGCCTTCTTCACCTCCAGGTACTCCTGCAGCGTGATGGGACCATCTGACAGGTCGGAGGAGTCcatgctctgcagggagaggagctcaGCGCTAGGATCCCAGAGGAGGGGGTCCGGGAGGGGGTCCAGGCCGGGCTTGGGGCTCACCCTGGCGCGGTTGTTGCGGGAGGCGTTGcgcagcagctcctggtccGTGTCCTCGTCAGAGGCGACGCTGTCGTAGTCGTGCTGGTCGTCCAGGTCACTCTGGCTCCGCAGGGAGTAGTCAAGGGCGTCTGGGGAGGCCAGGGcgggtgctgagcacagggcatGGGGGAAGTGCTCAGCCCCACCTCGCTGCCCTCTGTGCCTCAcctgtggggctgagcagaCTCTTCCCTTGCTGCCGGCGCTTGGCTTCCCCGAGGATGTCGATGAGCAAAGTGGCAAACTCCCTTGCGTTGAACCTGGCCAGTTTTTGCCggccctgggggcagcagggggaaaaagggggtgAGCAGAGGTCTGAGTGCACAGAGGGGTCGTGTGGCCTAGAGGGAGCCTCACCTGGTTGCGCGTGGCTGAGTACTCGGGGTTGACAGGGAGGAAGGGGACGGCGCTGCGCTCTGTCACCAGCGTGCTGTGGTTCTGCGTCGTCAGCCAGACTGCAGGAAGGCACCTGGTGTCAGACCcggggggacacaggggctgGACCCCCCGGACAAGCAGCCTGCAGGGCCCGGAGCCGGCAGGACGCAGGCGCGGGCGCAGGGCCAGCCTGCTGGGGTTGGGAGCGGAGCCTGGCCAGGCTGACGGGAATCGCCTCCCCCAGccacccagcagggctggggtcccCCCCATAACCCACTaacaggaccccaaaaatgctcTTCACCCTTTCAGGCACCAGCTcagcaccccccagcccctttGACACGTCTCTTGGCACCCGCCCGCCACGGAAATGGGATTGCCCCCACCCTGCCaccccccagagcaggggcaccactgcaggctgagcccccatccctgggggatCCCGGCACCCACCTCCGGcagcaccccagccctggcacccagcgGCGGCCCCTCGCGCTGAGCAAACCTTCCCGGCCGGAGGAATGAAGAAGGAGGGGCCTGCGGTCCCGGCGGACGCGTCCAGATCGGGGGGAGCGCAGGGCTcagccgcggccccgccggctGCTCCTCCCCcgcgccgccgcgcccgccccggccccgggggctgCACCCCGCATCCCCCGCTCACCCGCGTCGTTCTCCCGACGGTCCACCTCGTCGTACACGTCCATGGCCAGCTCCTCGAAGAGGCggttgctgagctgcagcagtaCAGGGGACAGTGTCAGGCAGGATGAGAAGGGAAGGCGGGacatcccccagccctgccctggcccccACTCACCGCCTGCAGCTTCTTCTTGGCTGCCTTGGCCAGTTCAGAGAGGTCCAGGCTGGGGTGGTACGGGGAGGGGGAAACAAAAAGTGGAGGTTATTCCTGGCCTGTTCACACCAAAACAGTCCCCAGCTGCACCCCACCAAGACAGGGACCCCCCCTCAGGCAGTGGGGGCTTCaccaagcagggctggcaggcaggcacagggggaTGAGGTGGCAGGGGGCGGGCGGGACCCCCCTCCCCGAGTGTCCCccaagtgctgggctgggccgaGCGGCCAGGGCTGTAGGGGGGGCCCATGCCAGCAGCATGGGGGCCCCCGGAGCCGAGCAGACAATACCTCTGTGCCATGCACTTTGGGCGCACCCTGCGCTCCGGAGAAGGCAGCGGAGGGAAGAACAGGATAAAGGCGGACGTTAAACGCGCGGGCACGCCgaccccccaccccccaggGACGCTCCAGTGACCGGGGTCCCCCCTCAGCCCAGCGGGGACGCTGGCggggggacatgggacagggcAGCGGGGCCACGGGCACCAGGCACTCACCTGTCAGCCATCTGCGGGATGATGTAGTGCCCGTTCTTGTGGTCTGCACAGAGAGAGGGGTGGTGAGCGGCGCCACAGGCTCCCTCCGGGGTACCCCCCtcaccccaggaccccctcaCTCACCCGGCTTCCTGCCGCAGAGGTAGAAGGCCAGCCGGTCGGTCAGCTCGTACTGGCACTCCACCAGCCGCTCCGCCAGCTCGTGCTgggctgcctgcctgtgggagGGCCGCCAGGGGTGATGCCCACCCTAGCTGGGGGTGCAGGCAGGGGTGacccccttccctgccctcaccTGGCATAGTCAATGGGGGTCCGGCCGTTCACATCGGGCGCCCCAGGGTCGGCACCGTAgaccaccagcagctctgcctgcaggatcTGCCCGGCCTTGGCGGCCACGTGCAGCGGTGTGGTGCCCTTCTCCTGCGGGCATgggcagcctcagccctgcagcctgcatGTGGCATGAGGCTCCAGGACTCCCCTGGGCCCTACACCCCCTCTGGGGTCCCTGAGCCCCACCAGAGCTCACCGGGTGGAAGAAGTTGGCCTGGGCACCCAGGGAGAGCAGGCGCAGGCAGGTCTCCAGGTTGCCCGTCCGCACGCTCGAGTGCAATTGCTGCAGAGGAGAGAGCTGGTAATGGGGGATCTGTCCCCACTGCCACAGaggggtccctgagcccccacCCCACCTTGCTGAGGTCCTTGGCAGTGACGCCGTCATCATCCCGGCAGGGCAGCTTGTGGACGAAGGCCAGCATCTGGTACTTGGCACGGATGAACTCCGACTtggtggggctggagggtgggcagtgggttttggggtgaggaggggggttgcagccagagctgagcccctccccacagcacagggggcACTTACTGCACTTTGTCCTGCGGGTTTGCCTTCCGGCGCCCGCTCTGCACCTGCGCTGGATCCAGCAGCGAGTGCTCCCAGATGGAGTTGGCCCCGTTGCTCGCCAAGGTGTGCACCATctgcaggggacaggcagggcccAGTGGGCACAAGGGGGTCCCAGTGTGCGTGTCCCCAcactgcagtgtccccagcacccacctggagcagggtggCGGGCCAGGGGCTGTGGCGCAGGTGCTTGACGATGGAGATGTGGCGGCCCAGGCTGCGGTGCACGCTGCAGCACTCGTCACAGATGAGCACCCCGCGGTTGATGGATGCCCAGCCAGGGTCTGGGGGTGGCATGGGGGTGTCAGtgggtgtcccctccccatgccATCCCCTCCCCATGCTGTCCCCTCCTCACGCATCCATCCAGCAGGGGGGATGCGTTGCCGCAGCAACCATTTCCcgagagagatggagaggggcTCAGCCCATCACCAGGGGAAACCCACGGGTTTCCCATAGCAACCACCAGCCAAAAGAGGGGCAGGGTTTGGCCCCCCACCATCAGGAGGACAGCTGGTGGCAGGGATGATGCCAGCACACTCGGATCAGGGGCACTCTGGCTCACCGCGAGGTCActcacccccagagcccctggctgggtgtttggggggtcctggatgGGGGCAGTGTGCCCCGCAATGGGTGGGCATCCCCAGTCCACGGGCTCCTATGCAGGGtggtcagcagctctgcaggctcagcaccccagcacagccagccctcagGACACCCCAGCTCCGGGGCAGGTGCCACGGCCCCCCACGCTGCCGTGCCCCTCCAGCCCCGCCGCTGGCCCCGGCCGGCCGGACTGGAGCCCTTTGTGTCCCCGCCGGGAACAAAGGATCGTTTGAGCAGCCGCGCTGGCCCCGCGCTGGCACCAGCCCCGGCACCCGCGGGGGCACCGCTCCcggccaggcagcagctccccacgcctgcaccccaaaaacggcTCCTGGGGACCAGGGGGTCTGGCCCCGTGGTGTGGCCGTTGAGCTGCAGCTGTTCACAGCAGCATGAGGACACGATTTTAAGACCCCCGGTGGGTCACAGCCACCTCCCCCCTCCCGGGAAACGCAGCCAGGCACGGCGTGACGATGCTGAACGgttcccaggtgtcccctctgCCGGGCACGGCGGGGGAGTTCCgccaccctgtgcccagccccaccccTCCCCTTGTTTCTGTAGGTCCTACACAAACACCACACTGTCCCACGGCGGGGGCAGCCCCAAGCCCGGGGACACAGGGCCTGGGAGGTGGGGCACCGGCCTGCCCGATGGCCCTGAGGGGGGACAGCGGCCCCACGACCTCAcagagggaggaaggcaggcaggcagccaaGCCTCccccacttccttcctccaTGCAGGGTCCCGGACCCCTCCCCACGCaccccccagagccctgaggaCCCCGCGTTGGGGGGCACGGCCTCCTGCCATGCTGCAGTGCCCCGGGGCCGGGGTGGGGTGGCCGGGGGGAGCGGCGGCCCCCCCGGCCTGGCAGCCCCGCGCACGCAGATGGCAGCGCCTTGGCAGCCGGTGCGGCGGCATCTGCGCCTTCGCACCCGCTGCCCACGGCCACCGCCGGGAACAGGACGCTCCGTGCGGGGGGAGCCGGCCCGCGGCCCCCCCCCAGGCGGGTGGATCCAGAGTATCCCTGGGGCAACAGCCCCTCCCGCCCTAGGACCGCTGGGATGTGGTGGGATGCGGGCGGACACTGCAGCAGATCGCGGAGTGCTTGCACAGGGACACTCCAAACCCCGGGAAGATCCTGGAGTCCAAGGGAGCTCGCAGCACCTCAATCCCTGCATCGGGATGTGGGCTGACAGCGGGAGCCCCAGCACCCGGCCCCGCAGCGGtgatggcagggctgggggcagccggAATCCCTGCGTGGGGCCGGGCAGAGGGAGCGGAGCGCCCCGCGGGCACCTCCCCATGCAGGGCCAGGCAGCGCATCCCCGGCAGCGACAGCGGGTGCTCCCAGCGCGCTAGGAAACGGCCTCTGGACTTTATAACTCATTTCCTCCCATGGCTGCCAGGCGATAAGAGATTGGAAGAAactgttttccatttccccGGGCCGCAGCAGGGagccccggcaccgccccgggAAGCCCTGGCCCCCCGCTTGCCCGCGGGCACGGGGGATGCCTGGAGGCAGGGCAGCCTTTCGCCCACGCGTGCcgacagctctgctggcaggatcCGGCCATTGGCACGTGGCCGGAATAATTTCGGCACAGCCTTGGCCCGCGGGCAGCTTTCCGGGGCCGGCTCGGAGCCCCGTTCATTCATTGCCGTGGGGCCACCTGCACTGGCTACGGGCAGGTTTGGGGTCCGGCCCTACcgtgggcagggtttggggggccAAACCCTCCGCGACGCCCGCGGGCGCGTCCTCAGCGTGGGGGCTgcgggcaccggcaccgccggGGATGGGAATGGTCTTGCCCAGGCTCGGCTCTGGCTTGCAGCGCGGCGGCCGCCCGGCTCGCCCGACCGGCACCGCCAAGCCCGGATCCGGCTGGGGTGGGTGCTGGCTGTGGGCTGCAGGACGGTGTCCCCCATCATGCTGTCATTTACAGGGTCACCAGCGCTGCTGGCACCGAGCGGCGcgtccccaggctgtgccagcagcccccGCGCTGGGGTGAGAAAGCCGTGGGTGGTGCCGGGGGGCGTGGGGGCACCCGGGGTGTGCTGGAGCCGCACGGAGGAGGGCATGCGGGGGTATCGGGGCTGTATCTCGAGCGTATGAGGGCATTCCGGGAGGCTAAAAGGGGGTGCAGCAAGGGGGTCATGAGTTTCATCACAGCGTTTCACTGGGGGCACATCAGAGGGTTCCTGGGGGGCAGGCGGGGGACTCAGTGGGGCTCCCTCGGGTGTGCGGAGTGGGGGGCAGAAAGGAATCACCAGGGCGATCCTGGGGGCGCTCAGGGAGCCGCAAAGGGGTCTCGATGCGGGGCGTACAAGGAGATGCAGAAGGGGTCACGGGGAGCAGTCCGGGGCAAACACCTCGGGGTCCAGCGGGGGCTGACGGGGGTGCGGGGGACGCGCCGGGGGTGCCGTGGGGCGCACGGGGGGCTCTCGGTGGCGCGGGGGGGAGCGCAGGGCAGGCTCCGGGGGGCAGCCGGAGGCGCGGGGGGCTGGCGGGGCCGTGCCGGTGCCGATGCGGGGGGCCCTTACCTGGGGCGCTGCAGTCGGCGCACACCTCTGCCCGCGGCGCCTTCCGGGACATCCTCAGCGGCGAGGCGGGCCCGGGCCCGGGCCTCTGCGCCAGCgtggggcggcggcggcgcccccggcccgccggggagcggcggcggggaagggggggggggccgggcggcggggcgggggcagcggggcccgggggcggcggggccgggggctgccgGCTGCTCCCAGCGCCCGGCGGCTCCGCAGGAAGCGGCGcaggcccggccccggcggagGAGGGGCCgcaccgcccccgccccgccacCGGCGctgccgcggccgccccgcaccggcaccggcaccgccccgcACTCGCAGCCGCACCCGAACCCGCACCGGCGCCGGCACCGCCCCGCACCGGGACACGCACCGGGAACGCCCCCGGCCCGCACCCGGACCCGCACACGAATTCGGACGGGCACCGGCACAGCTCTGCACCCGCACCGGGAACGCCCCCGACCCGCACCCGCACCTGCAAACGCCCCACGGACAGCCCGGTCCCGGACCCAGGCACTTCATCTGCCGCTGGGCATCAGCCCTGcccttgctctgctcctgaTCCCGGGCATCCCCTGGTCCTGACCCCAGTGCCCGCCCTCGGTGCACTCCCGGTCCCCTTTTCAGCCCAGAGCACTGTCCTagtcctgctcccagcccttgtCCTGTTTATCCTGGAGGGGTGGCACTGGTCCCATTCCTGTTCCGGGTCCTGTGTAAcccagtcccagcccagggcacccccAAATTGCTTCTGTCCTGCCCTGGACACTTGTTCTGGATACAGCTACAgtcctggggcagccccagccctctaccctgtgccacctctgaCCCTGTGCACCCCACTCCTGGACACACCCCTTCTCCAGGACACGGGGTTGGGCCACACACCCCTTATTTAGGGTGCTCAgcccgggattttggggtgggtggggCGATTGGGGACTATTTGGGGTCTGCTCCCTACTGCGACCCTTTACTTGCACCAGAGGGGACACCCCATGGCGACCCCACAGACACTGGGGGGGTCAGACCCCagcgggagcggggccgtgGGGCCGCACGGTGTCCCCAGCACGGCGGGACAGGCGAGGTGACCTCACCGCGGGCTGCGAGGAGGTGGCTCATGACGTCATGGGgcatggcagggggatggggGATGCTGTGCGGGGGCAGGGGCGGGGGGCTGCGACCACCGCCAGCGCCGCGGCTGAGCGGAGAACAACACCGGGGGGGTTCCCGGCACGGGAGCGGGGGGAGcagcggggagcggggccgggagcgcggcGCCGGCGGAGGCCGGGGCGGCCGCAGAGGCCCAGCCTTGCATTGTTCTCGGGCGGCAGCCGGAAAACGCGACGCCCGCCCGGGAGAGACGCAGGCGGAAAAGGAAACGGGGCTGGGGGCCCGTGCCTGGTGCTGCGGGGGCGGGAATCGGGGTCCCCCCCCGGCCCCCACCTGGTCCCCACCTGCCGCCTTCACCCCTGCCCCGCCATATGCTCGGGCCCGCTGCCCCGCTGGGGGAGCGGAGGTCAGCTGGGAGGGGGAAGATCAGCCTGGGAAAGGGGGGAATTTGGAGAGGATGCTGATCGCCAGTGGGGTGCCCCTTTGCAGCCCCCGCGGGATCGCAGGCCGCGGTGATGGGCTGAGCGGTGCGGGAGGGGGGGGAGCaaagaggaggatgaagatgaggaagaagaagggGGCGATGCCGGGCAGGGCAACTACAAGTCCCATGAGGCCGGGCGGTGCTGGGGGGGCCGGGGAAGCACCGGGCGGGAGGTGGCggccggcccgccccgccccgcgcccccccgccccgcgccgcgccgccccgcgccgcgcccgccgcgccgctcCAGCATGCACGGAGGATGCTCGCGTCTTGCTCGGGCAGGAAGGGGCCGGAGGGCAGGTACCCGCTGCATTACCTCGTCTGGCACAACCGCGCCCGTGACCTGGACCGGGAGCTCAGCGCCAAGCAGGTGGGGCGGCGCGGGGACActcccggcacggcccggcccggcccggctccgctCGGGCTGATGCAATGCTCGGGGCcggggtgaggatgaggatggagatGAGGGGGGTGATAAGGATGGGGTCGCTCTGTGCGCTGGCGGGGCTCTGGGGGTGTGGTGCGTGTCCCCACCTgcccccctgctctgtgcctgctgcccccGGGGCTGCCACCCGCGGGTCCCCTGCATCCTCCAGCGCACGCAGCCCCGAGCATCCCTCCGCACGTGTGCCCAGCTCCCCGCCAGGCCTCTGCAGACCCCCGGCGCGCACCCCGCTTCTCAGGGTATTGCCACCCCCCTGGGGGTGCAGCTTTCAGCTCCCCACTCTCAGGGTGAGCCCCTCTGGGGGCGGGGGGACACGGGCCCTGGTGCTGTCGGGGCGCAGCCCCCCAGCCTCACAAGGGCTCTTCTCAGGGTGAGGGGAGCCACTTTGTCCCTCAGCCCGGGAACCTCCCAGCCGCCCGGTGATGGAGCGGGGTGTGGGTGCTTCCCCGGCGGGTTCCCAGCCTCCCTCTCCCCCGTGGCGATGCAATTCAGGTAATTAAAACCCAACCCCGAAGACGCAGGAAACCGCAGGCGCTGGAGGGAGGCTGCCGgggaagctgtgctgagcatccccagTCCCTCGGCCCGGGTCCTCCAAGCCCAAGGCACTGAGGGCCGTGCAGGGTGGACCCTGGTGATGCACGGAACGGGGGTCATTGTGCCGCCGAGCTCCCGCCGGGATGCAGGCGATGGCTCCCGCC encodes the following:
- the GIT1 gene encoding ARF GTPase-activating protein GIT1 isoform X4, with the protein product MSRKAPRAEVCADCSAPDPGWASINRGVLICDECCSVHRSLGRHISIVKHLRHSPWPATLLQMVHTLASNGANSIWEHSLLDPAQVQSGRRKANPQDKVHPTKSEFIRAKYQMLAFVHKLPCRDDDGVTAKDLSKQLHSSVRTGNLETCLRLLSLGAQANFFHPEKGTTPLHVAAKAGQILQAELLVVYGADPGAPDVNGRTPIDYARQAAQHELAERLVECQYELTDRLAFYLCGRKPDHKNGHYIIPQMADSLDLSELAKAAKKKLQALSNRLFEELAMDVYDEVDRRENDAVWLTTQNHSTLVTERSAVPFLPVNPEYSATRNQGRQKLARFNAREFATLLIDILGEAKRRQQGKSLLSPTDALDYSLRSQSDLDDQHDYDSVASDEDTDQELLRNASRNNRARSMDSSDLSDGPITLQEYLEVKKALAASEAKVQQLMKVNNSLSDELRRLQREIHKLQAENTQIRQQTGPAHPTPAPSERPEHGHPPGTAPPHRRDRQAFSMYEPGSALKPFGQPVEELVTRLQPFSPGIRKGPSASSVPFPPSSPLLSCPPDGARHMSKLDRHGSGTDSDYDNTQAGEVLISMEGKRYVELSKDEDFPHELDPLDGELDPGLPSTEDVILKTEQVTKNIQELLRAAQESKHDSFVPCSEKIHSAVTEMASLFPKKPALETVRSSLRLLNASAYRLQSECRKTVPPEPGATVDYQLLTQQVIQCAYDIAKAAKQLVTITTREKKQ
- the GIT1 gene encoding ARF GTPase-activating protein GIT1 isoform X2, with amino-acid sequence MSRKAPRAEVCADCSAPDPGWASINRGVLICDECCSVHRSLGRHISIVKHLRHSPWPATLLQMVHTLASNGANSIWEHSLLDPAQVQSGRRKANPQDKVHPTKSEFIRAKYQMLAFVHKLPCRDDDGVTAKDLSKQLHSSVRTGNLETCLRLLSLGAQANFFHPEKGTTPLHVAAKAGQILQAELLVVYGADPGAPDVNGRTPIDYARQAAQHELAERLVECQYELTDRLAFYLCGRKPDHKNGHYIIPQMADSLDLSELAKAAKKKLQALSNRLFEELAMDVYDEVDRRENDAVWLTTQNHSTLVTERSAVPFLPVNPEYSATRNQGRQKLARFNAREFATLLIDILGEAKRRQQGKSLLSPTDALDYSLRSQSDLDDQHDYDSVASDEDTDQELLRNASRNNRARSMDSSDLSDGPITLQEYLEVKKALAASEAKVQQLMKVNNSLSDELRRLQREIHKLQAENTQIRQQTGPAHPTPAPSERPEHGHPPGTAPPHRRDRQAFSMYEPGSALKPFGQPVEELVTRLQPFSPGEVEDEALYSMHIPASVYRIRKGPSASSVPFPPSSPLLSCPPDGARHMSKLDRHGSGTDSDYDNTQAGEVLISMEGKRYVELSKDEDFPHELDPLDGELDPGLPSTEDVILKTEQVTKNIQELLRAAQESKHDSFVPCSEKIHSAVTEMASLFPKKPALETVRSSLRLLNASAYRLQSECRKTVPPEPGATVDYQLLTQQVIQCAYDIAKAAKQLVTITTREKKQ
- the GIT1 gene encoding ARF GTPase-activating protein GIT1 isoform X3, with the translated sequence MSRKAPRAEVCADCSAPDPGWASINRGVLICDECCSVHRSLGRHISIVKHLRHSPWPATLLQMVHTLASNGANSIWEHSLLDPAQVQSGRRKANPQDKVHPTKSEFIRAKYQMLAFVHKLPCRDDDGVTAKDLSKQLHSSVRTGNLETCLRLLSLGAQANFFHPEKGTTPLHVAAKAGQILQAELLVVYGADPGAPDVNGRTPIDYARQAAQHELAERLVECQYELTDRLAFYLCGRKPDHKNGHYIIPQMADRVRPKCMAQSLDLSELAKAAKKKLQALSNRLFEELAMDVYDEVDRRENDAVWLTTQNHSTLVTERSAVPFLPVNPEYSATRNQGRQKLARFNAREFATLLIDILGEAKRRQQGKSLLSPTDALDYSLRSQSDLDDQHDYDSVASDEDTDQELLRNASRNNRARSMDSSDLSDGPITLQEYLEVKKALAASEAKVQQLMKVNNSLSDELRRLQREIHKLQAENTQIRQQTGPAHPTPAPSERPEHGHPPGTAPPHRRDRQAFSMYEPGSALKPFGQPVEELVTRLQPFSPGIRKGPSASSVPFPPSSPLLSCPPDGARHMSKLDRHGSGTDSDYDNTQAGEVLISMEGKRYVELSKDEDFPHELDPLDGELDPGLPSTEDVILKTEQVTKNIQELLRAAQESKHDSFVPCSEKIHSAVTEMASLFPKKPALETVRSSLRLLNASAYRLQSECRKTVPPEPGATVDYQLLTQQVIQCAYDIAKAAKQLVTITTREKKQ
- the GIT1 gene encoding ARF GTPase-activating protein GIT1 isoform X1, translating into MSRKAPRAEVCADCSAPDPGWASINRGVLICDECCSVHRSLGRHISIVKHLRHSPWPATLLQMVHTLASNGANSIWEHSLLDPAQVQSGRRKANPQDKVHPTKSEFIRAKYQMLAFVHKLPCRDDDGVTAKDLSKQLHSSVRTGNLETCLRLLSLGAQANFFHPEKGTTPLHVAAKAGQILQAELLVVYGADPGAPDVNGRTPIDYARQAAQHELAERLVECQYELTDRLAFYLCGRKPDHKNGHYIIPQMADRVRPKCMAQSLDLSELAKAAKKKLQALSNRLFEELAMDVYDEVDRRENDAVWLTTQNHSTLVTERSAVPFLPVNPEYSATRNQGRQKLARFNAREFATLLIDILGEAKRRQQGKSLLSPTDALDYSLRSQSDLDDQHDYDSVASDEDTDQELLRNASRNNRARSMDSSDLSDGPITLQEYLEVKKALAASEAKVQQLMKVNNSLSDELRRLQREIHKLQAENTQIRQQTGPAHPTPAPSERPEHGHPPGTAPPHRRDRQAFSMYEPGSALKPFGQPVEELVTRLQPFSPGEVEDEALYSMHIPASVYRIRKGPSASSVPFPPSSPLLSCPPDGARHMSKLDRHGSGTDSDYDNTQAGEVLISMEGKRYVELSKDEDFPHELDPLDGELDPGLPSTEDVILKTEQVTKNIQELLRAAQESKHDSFVPCSEKIHSAVTEMASLFPKKPALETVRSSLRLLNASAYRLQSECRKTVPPEPGATVDYQLLTQQVIQCAYDIAKAAKQLVTITTREKKQ